Genomic window (Rosa chinensis cultivar Old Blush chromosome 6, RchiOBHm-V2, whole genome shotgun sequence):
ATCTTCATTATCAAAGTGACAAGCCATTAATATGTACTCACCAACACacacaaatgaaaaataaaatgaaataatataaaaaatgaaGACATGGTTAGGCAAGCACCGACATGGGGAAACATCATTTCAGGATCAGTAGAGTCCTCTTTGAGGATATGCTTTAGTTAACTACTTGTGAAATGGCTTTGAGACTCACGTCTCTGTTATTTAGGCTAGAGTAACCATGCTTTAGGTTGTAAAACTAATTTCATCTATGAATAATTCACTGCAAATTCAACATTGGCCAATTTGACCTACCATTTCATCATGCCTTGTGAGTGCGCACTTAGATGCAAGAAACAAAGTATATGGTGGACAGAGTTTAATATCTATTTGATTTTTGGCCAAGTATAGCATTAACCTAGCATGTTAAATCTGGATGCAACTTATGAAAATGCAGGAGGCAGGAttcaaatcaacaacaacaacaaaacgtgcgaaaaagaaaaaagtttgaaATTAAGTTTACATCATTCAAAAGTATATTTGCACTTCAAGAACAAAATGTGACTCGGCATATAAAGACAGAAATATGTCTTCACCAAAACCAGATGATCAGTGCATTTGcaacaaaacataaaagatGAAACTACCTTACAAGACTTTTAGGCAGacaagatgaagatgaggaaTTACAATGATTACCTTTGAATTGGAGTTGCTATTGCCATCCAAGTTTATGTAAAGTTCGCAATTAATGATTGTTTGATTTGGCTCAACTCTTCTGCGCTTTTGACGAGTGACCCTAGGCAGTTCTGCAATGAAGATGTAAGAAATGCAAAGTAGAAATATGTTAAGAAACAAACTGACTACACAAGGCATATAACACAAATAGCAATATGGGGAAACTAAAACGTGTCACTGACAATGTCTAGCTCAAATGTGAGAAGCTTTTGTAGCAACCAACTACCGATTCTTCTTTagaacaataataaataaaaaataataaaagaggAAGATAAAGTGTCAGCTTGTACAGGATAGTTCAGGACAAATTTGGAGACTGAAACATTTCTAAACACCTTATCCTACTAATTTTTGTCTATAATTTTATCCTATGTAGTAAAAAAGTAGTGATAAAAAAAGCCAAGTGAAAACATTCATCTTATCCACACTAATCACTTGACATTACAGAGCTTGAACtaccaaataaataaacatgCTTCACAAAAGAAAACACTATAGAGACCCAGAAGTTCTGCTGTAATGAAACAATTAGAAGTTGTATCATAGAACAGAACTTAATTACCTGATTCCAAATCAACCACAGGCCTCCTTCGGTTCCTTCTGGAGTTGTTTTCAGCCTGATATAAATATCACAATATTAGAGCTTTATTTTAACGTATATCAAGTGTGCAGAGATACCCACAACAAAGAAATacataaaattaaattaaaacataCTTCAGCAATAGCCCTGGGGGAAGATATGACAACATCATCATCAATAGCCTCAAGATCAATCACCAATGGGGGCTGGCTAGGTCTCTCAACCTGAGGTAACACCTGAGCTGAAGTTCCCTCTTGATTCCGATTCTCACCAGGTGGTGTACTATTGAGATCTAATTCATTCTTCCTTCGCCTGAGACCAGTTCTTGCAGAAGGGCCCCTTGCCATCCGAGTGCTCATGCTATGTAtgtaaatctcttatccaagaTGAAGCTCCAAAAGTTTAAGACCTAAATTTGTTCAACAGTAATCATTCTTATCAAACATGTGCTCCACTTTGTCCAAAACCAATAAAAGATAATATGACTTGACCAGTAATAACTCAAAGTTTGCAAAATCAAGCAATACTAGACATGAGAAAAGTCAAACTCACAAAGATAAGCTTCCTATTTCCTGCAACTCTCTCATCAAACAATAGATTTGATCATGATCCACTGTTTGTTTTCACTTCCCTTTGCTTTAACCTACCAAATAAGTTGGTGATTCTCTTTCACACCTCCAAATCAACTAAATCAACATGACAAATCAAATTACGCTATATAAAGCTCAGTGCAATGTTAAACACCATCAAGTCCTGAACTGAAAATCCTAGTTGCTTGCAATTCACAGTCTGATCACTACAAACCTCACAGCATTTCAGTCTGTGGCTAGAAAGGTCTACTTATCTTCTCTAAAACCCAAACTAAATCGACTCCCCCAAATTTTATAAGCCCATTCAAATCCTCAATGATTCCCAACCTAAAAATTCAAATTCTTTTTCAAAAAAGTCTCGATTTTTTAAATCTAACCTGCTAAAGAATCGTCGAAATAAAGCCAAAATTacagaatttgaaggatttcacaattctttaaaaaaaaaagtttaaaaattcaaaaaaaaaaaaaagcgtcgCAGAGAGAAACCCTAGGCAATTAATAGGCAGAGCAAGCAGAAGGAAGAGGATCAAATCCAGGATCGAATTGAAGAGAAAACGAAGATATAAATGAGAATCGTACCTTGAATCAATCAGAGAGGATGAGAGGGAAGACGGCGAGCGAAGGAGTTCGCCGGAGAGAAActggaaataataataataatatcagTGAAATTGATTAAGCCGTTGAAACCGGATAAACGAGAATGAGAATTCGAATTCTTCTCAccctaaaatatatatttatagtttcttcttctccttctttccttttttatATCAAAGTCTTTCTCCGCTCCGTCGTTGTCTTCTTCCctgttttgtttggtttttaaaaCAGGCAAGGAGAAAGAGGAGTGGGAACGCACATGGATCTTTGGGCCACTGTTGCACACGAGCCGATCACGCACCCGACTCGTCCACGTTGTCTATCTCACGTGTGTGATATAATAATATGGTGCTATTCACAATTCATTTTTCTCTACTCACACACTcccattatttttttattactttaattcaatttccttataattatgttttttttttcttttttctatttggcaagtcaatcattcTCAAATCTtaaacccttattttccctCAGACACAGaggacttcaaaactcttttcgatcctctcttttctttttcatcaaaaacttctctagcatagtcattctatctctctaatatgatgctttgaagtttaatcatggtagaacaagaaattttagactcatcttttgagaaaattttacatttgatttgcaatggagacatggaaaaaaaaattatgagttCAGTGATCATTCCAGCCCCTTTGAATCCATTATTCCTGGTAGGATTTtaactgaaattatttggtgtatttgaatCCATTGAGCAACTATAAAACTTTACAACAGCCTAATAATGATGGCCTTATGATTATAAACATGATTTTTTCTACTATATTATGCTAGTAGAACATAATTTTGTCCCCACATGAAGATTGCAACTCATTGCATTCAATATTATGTAAagcatctccaaattttgtgtacatcATCAGGTGCAGTTTGGAAGCTTGTGGTTGAAGTGGATAAAACGCTTAAGGCCCactcttaacttcagtacccaattatacaaaactatcactttggtaccccaagtttgaaaccGGACTCAAGAATGATACACACCGTCCAAAACGGCATTAGTGTCTTGCCATGTGTCATATTTTGAGGGGTAATTGGGTCACTCCATCTTAACccaaacattttttttaatattttttttcctctctctgtTTCTTATACATAGCAacttgatctctctctctctccccctcactattcacctctctctctcattctcttttTGCAACCTCCAACTCATCTCACCGAACGATGAGATCAAGGTCATGGATGTGACTCTTCATCTTATGGTTAGAGTGAAGGAGACACGCCACCCTCACCCATTCATATAattcctctctcttttctctcatgACACACCCGATACCCATCAATTATCCATTCCTTTTTCCTCCCTTTTCTAGTTCAATTTTTCATATAAAATCTCATATTCATTAAGATTTATGATACTTACCATTTGCACCAAATATGACTCAGTCCTTCCATAATCTGATATCAAAACCTTGTCAAGGTTTATTCCACTGCAACAAATCTGGGCATGAGTGACCAAATCCTAGTGACAAACTTGTAATTGGTCATTAATATAATAGAATTAGTGATCAACATTAGTCACTGGTCACTAAAACAGTTGGCgcaaaaattttcagattcccgCCTAATCATTTGACTATTAGTGACCAAATGTATAATTAATAGTGACCAAGCTAGGTCTGGCCACAACATGTTTGATTACATTTGAACAAATACGTTGTCGTTTTAGGGTTAGTGACCAattcttttgtctttttttttttccaatgaaTTTTCAAGCGGCACACTTTTAGagtagttttgatatataacTCGCATACCTCGAGGTGAAAGATTCGAAAGCTGGACTCCATCGCGTTCTTCCCTCGGCAACAACTCCGACTCCATCAGATTGAATCTTCGCAAGGTTTTAGTCTGTCATTTGTTTCGCTCATCGCTAATTTCTTCATCctatgatctatgagttttcattctctttttaatttctggaatttcagGAAGGTTAGTGTACAAATCTGAGGACAATTTGAGAACCGGAGAATCACAATCAGCGGTTGCAGATTTTGATAATCTGAGAACTTTGGTCACTATCAATGGATTCGAAGCTTTGGCACCGAATTTTGATTGCGATTCAGGTACAATTCCATGTAAAATTGTAATCCAAAGCTTTCTTGTGTGATTCAAGTACGATTCAGATACGATTCGGTTGCTTAGAAAACTATACAGAAGTAAacgaatttgaaatttgaaccgCTTGTTGTTTATTTTGCTCTCAATTAACTTGAAGATTTTGTTTTCCATAGAGATGAGCCAAAAGTGTAATTCCTCTTTGGCAAAATTGGTTATAACTATTCCACAAAATGTACAGGGATTCCATTTTTGTAgcttttgtttggtttttctttgtaGTTTCAAACTTGCATCTGCATAAATTAAAGAACACTTGcattcgattagtttttctttgTAGCTTTTGTCTTGCTACATTTTGATTAGTTTTATCATCTGCATTCCAAACACGAAACTAACTCATAATAGTAGACTAAAATGATCATATGGAGTTCTGGAATATTTATGAACTTCTTGCAATGAAGCAAAGATCTGTAAGTTAGCCAAAAGTGTATCTCATAGTTTAAGTATTATCACTATTTCCTTATCTTGTTTTGTTGAACCCTGTAGATGTACTGAACTCCGTCGGTCATCGTGTTCTTCCCCCACCTCAGACTCCTTCGATCTTCTCCTCCAACGAATTACTTGATTGTAAGTATCTCTTTCAGTCATTAAGAGGCTTGTTGAACTGATTTCACTTCATGATTGAGCTATTTGACAATCAATGAAGTCAAGGGTGTATTTCAATAGTGTTTATAAGGTATAGCTAACTTACTTTGTGAAACACTAGCTAGGCATCCTAAATGTTTGAGCCAACTAACGTGTATTTCAAGATGTTTCTTTGGGTTATCAAGTTTTCAGAAGTTCCTGGGTATTCTAGTTACTAGTCCTTAACTGTCAGATGGCATAAATAGATTTATAGCTTACAAATTTAAAAGAGAAATAGTTCTATTGGGTTCCCCAGGCGTTGGAAAGCTGGAGGTGAAGTTCTGATATCGCTAACCAAACTTAGTTGTGTTCTTCATTTGGTTTTGCAACCTGGGTAGTTTAGAGGGGATAGACTTGCTAGTGTATTAAAGTGATGTGATCCAATTTGTTTATTTAACCTCATTTTGTAAAGGCTGATTGGTTTTGAATTCTAAAGACATTTAGACGAGACATTATATGCAAAGGTCCATTTTTCACTCTTCTTGCCTCTCTTCCCCTCACTTTCCCCTGTTTTCTGTGATTTTAATGCAGACCACATAGTTGTTGTAAAGCTCttaactttcttctttttcatttgtaTTAGGATTTGGAAAAGGCTTTTGTCAAGGTTCGTCCTAAGAACAATTCCAAGAGGAAACCAACACATAAAAGTGCTTAATCAGGGAAATGGGTTACTTCCGACCTTTGTTATGTGATGGTGAAGCCTCATGCTTGTTCTGAATGTATACTGAGGGTTGTTGTCTAGTTGAGATTTTATTCAAGTTGTCAATTACAGTGTAGCCAGTCATCTTTAGGTTAATGTTTGATACCtataatctctttatttttgcagcaaataaagatatgctaatttgtctaatTTGTGCAGCTTGCAACTATTGAATAGGAGCCAACAAGTCTCAATATCCAGTTTACAAAAGAAGGTAAGACTTCTTTCGTTATTGCTTATTACAAACTTTTTAGGGTTATGAAACATATAGATATGCTCTATCTTATATTGAAATATACTAAAACATAGATAGTATTTCTTGGCTAGTATAATCAAAGCAAGGTGGTCCTTATTTGAATAGTTTTCTATTGATCTTTAGTTTTACAGCTTAGTTTTCTGTCTCTTTTCTGATATTTGCTAGAGTTAGTCTTTATCGTTGATGGATAGGAGTTGGATCAGTTACGCACTAGGGGAAAGCGAGAATATATCAATGGGGTGAAACAATTCATGAATTTCGCAATTGCCCACAAGAAGCCAGGGTCTGAATTAATTCCTTGTCCATGCATGAATTGCAATAATTTTCGTAAATATAGCCCAGACAAAGTTGAGGATCATTTATATGCAAATGGAATGGCTATGTATTACACTAAGTGGACAAATCATGGAGAAGAAGACAATGATTTTGAACCGGAAGATGATATCATGGAATTTGAAAATGACGAGGatgttgatgatgtagttgagaTGTTAAATGAGTTCCAAGCTCATGATGATAGAGATTCTCAAGAACATGTCCCTATCATCGAAGAAAGTAAGTTTAGACGATTGGTGAGCGATGCTGAGCAAGAGTTGTATCCAGGTTGTCAAAAATTCTCTAAATTATCCTTCATTGTGAAGTTGCTTCATTTGAAGATAATGTTTCGTGGCAGCAACAAGTTCTTTACAGCATTGCTTGAGTTAGTCAAGGAGACATTACCTGATGGAAACACATGTCCCAGATCTTATTATGAATCAAAAAAGGTTATTCGTGACTTGGGTCTCAGTTATGACAAGATTCATGCATGTAAAAACGATTGTGTACTCTTTTGGGAGAAGTATGAAGATAAATTGGAGTGTCCAGTATGTAATGAGCCTAGGTACTCTTCTAATAATGGCAAGAAGAAGGTTCCCCAGAAAATCTTGAGATACTTTCCCTTAACTCCAAGGCTGCAAAGATTATTTATATCAAAGAAAACAGCTGTAGATATGAGATGGCACAAGGATAAAAGGCCAAATGATGAGTATATGAGGCATCCTGCTGATTCTCAAGCATGGAAAGATTTTGATCTAAAGCATGAGTCATTTAGTCATAGATTCTCGCAATGTTCGACTAGGATTATCAACTGATGGTTTTAATCCATTTGGTAATTTGAGTACCTCATATAGCATGTGGCTGGTATTTCTTGTTCCATACAATCTCCCGCCGTGGAAATATATGAAAGATCCAAACTCTATGATGTTATTGCTTATTCCTGGACCAAGAGCTCCTGGATATGATATTGACATGTTTCTACAACCGTTAATTAAAGAGTTAAAGGAACTATGGGAGGTTGGGGTTGCTACATATGATGCTGAATCTGGACACAATTTCTTCTAACGAGCTGCATTACTATGGACAATAAATGACTTCCCTGCCTATGCGAATTTGTCTTGATGGAGTACCAAAGGAAAAATGGCGTGCCCTACATGCAATGAGCAGACACCGCATCAGTGGTTAAACAATTGGCAAAAAACTGTCTATTATGATCATCGTCGTTTTCTGCCACAAGGCCATAGTTTGAGAAAAAATTTGGAGTTCAATGGTAAAGTTGAGAAGAGAATGAAACCTGCCTTATTATCAGGGGATGATGTGGTTTGCCAATTGACTCATGTCTCACAACCATGTTTTGGAAaggggaagaagagaaagaggttAGCTGATTATTTAAATTGGAAAAAACAAAGTATTTTCTTTGATTTACCCTATTGGCATACACTCAAGTTACGCCACAATCTTGATGTAATGCATatagaaaaaaatatatgcGACAATCTTTTGGCAACATTGATGGACACTGAAGGCAAGACGAATGATTCATATAAGACTCGTCTTGATATGGAAGAGATGGGCATCAAGTCTGATTTACACCCCAAATCTATTGATGGTGTAATTAAGTTTATATCAGCATATTATACTTTCAGTACagatgagagaaaatatttttgtaACTTCTGTAATTGTACAAAACTTCAAGATGGGATGGCTTCAAATATCTCTAATTGCGTGAACATTGCTGATTCCAAGATTTATGGGTTGAAAAGTCATGATTGCCACATTATATTGCAGCGGCTTCTTCCTGTTGCCTTGCGTGGGTACTTGTCTAAAGGTGTTCGTGAGGTCATTATCAAACTTTGTTTGTTCTTTAAGGAGTTGACATCCAAGACTTTGAGATTGGATGTTTTGGAAAGACTAGATAAAGATATTGTCGTAATTTTGTGCAAGCTAGAGTTGAACTTCCCACCTTCATTTTTTAACATTATGACTCACTTGCCAATTCACCTAGCATACGAGGCAATACTTGCTGGACTAGTACAATATCGTTGGATGTTCCCATTCGAGAGGTAATTTTTAAAACTATCTATTTATATGAGTATATTAATCATACAAATTCTATTAAATGTTATTTACATTTGTATGCAGAAAAATGCATAATTTAAAGGATTATTGTAGAAACAAAGCCCATCCTGAATGATCAATTGCTGAAGGTTATTGCGATAGTGAATGCCTCACATTTTGGAGAAATTTTTCTGTGCTACGGTCAAGCCATGTCAGCATGCTGACATGGTTTGACGAGTTAATAAAATATTGACGAGTggtattatttatttaaaatgagATTACACCTCAAAATTAACCAAACTGAtagcctccttcttcttcccagAGATCTTAATGTCTTCACATGTCTGTTCATGAACACAACCCAGATCCAAATGTTTTACCCTAAATCATGTATTCCTAACCCTATTTTACTGACCGGGTAATTGTGCTCTATTCATAAAAACCACCTTTTTGGCCTCTTAATGGATACAATCACTTCATCGATCTGTTTGTATTtgcttccttctttttcttggttttttctACCTCTCACTCATCTTGGCATTTGCTAAGTTCATTTTTGTCTCTCTGCAAATAATTAACTTGAAACATCCTCCTTCCACAAAAGTGCAAAACCCCAAAATCGATTTGAATGTTATTCTATATATGAAATCAATATAAGAATAGAAAATCAGTGAAGATGGTACTTCTGGAGAGTTGGGTTTAGATTTGGGagcataaagaaaagaaaagaaatgaaatgaATTTTGGTAGAATTGAAGGTTGAAGGTATTGATGGAACAGCAAAGAAGGCAATGAGATTAAAACTGGTTTTTGGGCTGACGGCGAGAGAATGTACAAGTATATAATGGTGTTTGAGTTTGGTGATGAGGTGTAATctcatttaaataaataattccaCTTGTCAATATTTTATTAACTCG
Coding sequences:
- the LOC112173600 gene encoding E3 ubiquitin-protein ligase RNF4, with the protein product MSTRMARGPSARTGLRRRKNELDLNSTPPGENRNQEGTSAQVLPQVERPSQPPLVIDLEAIDDDVVISSPRAIAEAENNSRRNRRRPVVDLESELPRVTRQKRRRVEPNQTIINCELYINLDGNSNSNSKNERAMQPPLPPPPPPPPPPKEPTFTCPICMTPLAEEMSTKCGHIFCKKCIKAAITAQGKCPTCRRKVTAKELIRVFLPTSS